In the genome of Gordonia rubripertincta, one region contains:
- a CDS encoding acyl-CoA dehydrogenase, which yields MALAISPEHIELADAAAGHLRRHRVRDAARASLDGSPVLDKFWSSTADLGWLGLHLPEEHGGSGYGIAELAVVLEAMGHELTPGPFLATVAASAVIAHSGDADLKAEVLPGLADGSTVGAVGLAAGLSRDTEGLVSGQVRAVLSAPEADLLVLAIGDDLVVLDTTVAGVGISPATSLDTTRGLGTVSCTGVAVPANRILEGAARSGRSLLRVLASAEATGGALACLEMATDYAKVREQFGRTIGSFQAVKHHCADMLIAAEATVAATWDAARANDIDSAWFASAVAASYAGPTQLKNARMNIQLHGGIGFTWEHDAHLYLRRATTVAAILSDGIDPLVDIVAAYRSGQAQGAIFELPEEAEVFRTAARAEAEAVRALPEAQRRDHLVDSGYLVPHWRKPWGREAGAIEQLVIEEEFEGIDLPDLGITGWVNLTISQVGSDDQRNRWIEPVLRGRDQWCQLFSEPGAGSDAAAVRTVGKRVEGGWRVTGQKVWTSVALDCQWGLATVRTDPDAAKHAGVSMMAIDLSADGVEIRPLREITGDALFNEVFFDDVFVPDSDVVGAVGEGWKVARATLGNERVSIGGGSGSIAFGEADLVKLLDESESADGVRRVGEVIAEAHTLRLLNLRQAARAVIGAGPGPEANVTKLIKAEHSQRVTELGIDLAGTAAVTGETPELTYAYLFARCLTIAGGTSEIMRNTIAERLLGLPRDPLAR from the coding sequence ATGGCACTTGCCATATCCCCCGAACACATTGAACTCGCCGATGCCGCTGCCGGCCATCTCCGGCGGCATCGTGTCCGCGACGCCGCCCGCGCTTCCCTCGACGGATCACCCGTTCTCGACAAGTTCTGGTCGAGCACAGCGGATCTCGGTTGGCTCGGCTTGCATCTCCCGGAAGAACACGGTGGGTCGGGCTACGGCATCGCGGAGCTGGCCGTCGTCCTCGAAGCGATGGGGCATGAGCTGACTCCCGGCCCGTTCCTCGCGACGGTTGCCGCATCGGCAGTCATCGCGCACTCCGGGGATGCCGACCTCAAGGCGGAAGTGCTCCCCGGGCTCGCGGACGGATCGACAGTTGGTGCGGTCGGCCTCGCCGCGGGGCTGTCCCGCGACACCGAGGGCCTGGTCAGCGGCCAGGTGCGCGCGGTCTTGTCGGCTCCGGAGGCAGATCTGCTCGTCCTCGCGATCGGCGATGACCTCGTGGTGCTCGACACGACCGTGGCAGGGGTAGGCATCAGCCCAGCCACCTCACTGGACACCACTCGCGGGCTGGGGACGGTCTCCTGTACGGGAGTTGCTGTCCCGGCCAACCGAATTCTCGAGGGTGCGGCACGCTCGGGTCGCAGCCTGCTGCGTGTCCTCGCATCCGCCGAGGCCACTGGCGGGGCGCTGGCGTGTCTCGAGATGGCCACGGACTACGCAAAGGTTCGCGAACAGTTCGGAAGGACCATCGGCTCGTTCCAGGCCGTCAAGCATCACTGCGCCGACATGCTCATCGCCGCCGAGGCGACCGTCGCGGCCACCTGGGATGCGGCCCGCGCCAATGACATCGACAGTGCCTGGTTCGCATCAGCTGTCGCGGCGTCCTATGCGGGCCCGACCCAGCTGAAGAACGCCCGGATGAACATCCAACTTCATGGTGGCATCGGGTTCACCTGGGAGCACGATGCGCACCTCTACCTGCGACGTGCGACCACGGTCGCCGCAATCCTGTCCGACGGCATCGATCCGTTGGTCGACATCGTCGCCGCCTACCGATCGGGTCAGGCCCAGGGCGCAATATTCGAGCTGCCCGAGGAGGCCGAGGTGTTCCGGACGGCTGCCCGTGCCGAGGCCGAGGCCGTCAGAGCCCTGCCCGAGGCACAGCGACGCGATCACCTCGTCGACAGTGGATACCTGGTCCCGCACTGGCGCAAGCCCTGGGGGCGCGAGGCCGGAGCGATCGAGCAACTGGTGATCGAGGAGGAGTTCGAGGGCATCGATCTGCCAGACCTGGGCATCACAGGCTGGGTCAATCTCACCATCTCGCAGGTGGGTTCGGACGATCAGCGCAATCGGTGGATCGAACCGGTGCTGCGCGGCCGGGATCAGTGGTGTCAGCTGTTCAGCGAGCCCGGTGCAGGTTCGGATGCCGCTGCCGTTCGAACCGTGGGCAAGAGGGTCGAGGGCGGCTGGCGCGTGACCGGCCAAAAGGTCTGGACCAGTGTCGCTCTCGACTGTCAATGGGGTCTGGCGACCGTCCGGACCGACCCCGACGCAGCCAAGCATGCCGGGGTCTCGATGATGGCGATCGACCTGTCGGCCGACGGCGTCGAGATCCGTCCGTTACGTGAGATCACCGGCGACGCGTTGTTCAACGAGGTCTTCTTCGACGATGTCTTCGTGCCGGACTCCGACGTCGTCGGCGCAGTGGGCGAGGGCTGGAAGGTCGCCCGTGCCACCCTGGGCAACGAACGGGTATCCATCGGCGGCGGTAGCGGTTCCATCGCGTTCGGGGAAGCCGATCTCGTAAAGTTGCTCGACGAGTCAGAGAGTGCCGACGGCGTGCGACGCGTCGGTGAGGTGATCGCCGAAGCACACACCCTTCGTCTACTCAACCTGAGGCAGGCCGCGCGCGCGGTCATCGGTGCCGGTCCCGGCCCCGAAGCCAACGTGACGAAGCTCATCAAAGCCGAGCATTCGCAACGTGTCACCGAGCTGGGAATCGATCTGGCCGGCACCGCAGCGGTGACCGGTGAGACTCCTGAGCTGACGTACGCATATCTGTTCGCGCGCTGTCTGACCATCGCCGGCGGCACATCCGAGATCATGCGCAACACCATCGCCGAGCGGCTCCTCGGCCTGCCGCGCGATCCGCTGGCCCGATGA
- a CDS encoding class I adenylate-forming enzyme family protein, with protein sequence MSISLILDMAASGHPDRTAITVDGTSLTYAEFGELVAGAASVIARADAKNVVFLGNSGLELPVLVFAAAHAGVPFVPVNYRLARGQLEQLIARTESPLVIADPRYVAELASIRDVMTTDAFASAARAAASDPLPAANVDPDDPAIILFTSGTTSAPKGVILRHSHLLSYVMSTVEYGSAAETDGALISVPPYHVAGMGTILTNIYAGRRLIYLPNFDARAWVELVRREGATSAMVVPTMLDRIVDVLAGERADVPTLRSLSYGGARMPRPTLEAALRAFPEAGFVNAYGLTETSSTIALLGPEDHRAALDSDDPVVQARLGSIGRPVPGIEIQLRSPEGLPVASGEQGELWVRGPQVSGEYMGAGSVLDAEGWFPTKDLAYTDTEGFLYIVGRNDDTIIRGGENIAPAEIEDVLVHHPMVRSVVVVGIPDDHWGEAIAAAVVVEPGMSVDPEELRTYVRERLRGSRTPDRVIFLDDLPATATGKILRKDVVSSIVEPTAESRA encoded by the coding sequence ATGAGCATCTCGCTGATCCTGGACATGGCGGCATCTGGCCACCCGGACCGGACTGCCATCACGGTCGACGGCACCTCACTGACGTATGCGGAGTTCGGCGAACTCGTCGCCGGCGCAGCAAGTGTCATCGCGCGGGCGGACGCCAAGAACGTCGTCTTCCTCGGTAATTCCGGACTCGAGCTCCCCGTGTTGGTATTCGCCGCCGCCCATGCCGGTGTGCCGTTCGTACCGGTCAACTACCGCCTCGCCCGCGGGCAGCTCGAACAGCTGATTGCGCGTACAGAATCCCCGTTGGTCATCGCGGACCCTCGCTACGTCGCCGAACTGGCGTCGATCCGCGACGTCATGACCACCGACGCTTTTGCCTCCGCCGCCCGCGCGGCTGCATCAGATCCGCTGCCCGCCGCGAACGTCGACCCGGACGATCCGGCGATCATCTTGTTCACCAGTGGAACCACATCCGCACCCAAGGGTGTGATCCTGCGGCACAGCCATCTGCTCAGTTACGTCATGAGCACTGTGGAGTACGGGTCGGCCGCGGAGACCGACGGTGCGCTCATCAGTGTTCCGCCGTATCACGTCGCCGGGATGGGCACGATCCTGACGAACATCTATGCCGGTCGCCGCCTGATCTATCTGCCCAACTTCGATGCACGCGCCTGGGTGGAGCTCGTCCGTCGAGAAGGTGCGACGTCTGCCATGGTCGTGCCGACGATGCTGGATCGTATCGTCGATGTGCTGGCAGGTGAACGCGCCGATGTGCCCACGCTGCGATCGCTCTCCTACGGCGGAGCACGCATGCCTCGGCCCACTCTCGAAGCGGCGCTGCGGGCATTCCCCGAGGCGGGATTCGTCAACGCCTACGGTCTGACCGAGACGAGTTCCACGATCGCGCTGCTGGGCCCCGAAGATCACCGCGCGGCACTCGACAGTGACGATCCGGTTGTCCAGGCGCGTCTGGGCTCGATCGGCCGACCGGTTCCCGGCATCGAGATCCAACTGCGCAGCCCCGAGGGGCTCCCGGTCGCGTCAGGCGAGCAGGGCGAACTCTGGGTACGCGGGCCACAGGTGTCCGGGGAGTACATGGGTGCCGGCTCGGTGCTGGACGCCGAGGGCTGGTTCCCCACCAAGGATCTCGCGTACACCGACACCGAGGGTTTCCTCTACATCGTCGGGCGCAACGACGACACCATCATCCGCGGTGGCGAGAACATCGCACCCGCCGAGATCGAGGACGTTCTCGTACACCACCCGATGGTCCGCTCGGTTGTGGTGGTCGGCATACCAGACGATCACTGGGGTGAGGCGATCGCTGCTGCGGTCGTCGTCGAGCCTGGCATGTCTGTTGATCCCGAGGAGTTGCGCACCTACGTACGTGAACGCCTACGCGGTTCGCGCACCCCGGATCGGGTCATCTTCCTCGACGACCTCCCGGCGACCGCAACCGGAAAGATTCTCCGCAAGGACGTGGTGTCGAGCATCGTCGAACCCACAGCGGAATCCCGCGCGTGA
- a CDS encoding crotonase/enoyl-CoA hydratase family protein, whose amino-acid sequence MTDTPESPALIERRGHVMLITMNRPEARNAVNAEMCIVVGDALAEADKDPDVRAVVLTGAGDKAFCAGADLKAITRGEAVIPPGREQWGLAGYVGHAISKPTIAAVNGPALGGGTELVLASDLAVSADTAIFGLPEVTRGLIAGAGGAFRLAAKLPQVVAMELLLTGEPITAVQALELHLINRVVPAGDVLATALALAEKIAANAPLAVAASKRIALAQSESGDRPNETIGWDMTSAALPAIAYSEDAKEGPRAFAEKRPPVWQGR is encoded by the coding sequence TTGACTGATACACCGGAGTCTCCCGCGCTGATCGAACGTCGCGGGCACGTCATGCTCATCACCATGAATCGTCCAGAGGCGCGTAACGCCGTCAATGCCGAGATGTGCATTGTCGTCGGCGATGCCCTGGCCGAAGCAGACAAGGACCCTGACGTTCGCGCCGTGGTCCTCACCGGCGCCGGCGACAAGGCGTTCTGCGCGGGAGCCGACCTCAAGGCCATCACCCGCGGCGAGGCGGTGATCCCACCCGGGCGCGAGCAGTGGGGCCTGGCGGGCTACGTCGGACATGCGATCAGCAAGCCGACCATCGCAGCAGTCAACGGACCCGCGCTCGGCGGTGGCACTGAACTCGTGTTGGCCAGCGATCTCGCGGTCTCCGCCGACACTGCGATCTTCGGGCTGCCGGAGGTGACACGGGGTCTGATCGCCGGTGCGGGCGGCGCATTTCGCCTCGCCGCGAAGCTACCTCAGGTCGTTGCGATGGAACTGCTGCTCACCGGCGAACCGATCACCGCTGTGCAGGCGCTCGAGCTGCACCTGATAAATCGGGTGGTCCCTGCAGGTGACGTGCTCGCCACTGCGCTGGCGCTGGCTGAGAAGATCGCGGCCAATGCACCACTCGCGGTAGCCGCTTCCAAACGAATCGCTCTCGCACAGAGCGAGTCCGGCGATCGACCGAACGAGACCATCGGCTGGGACATGACCAGCGCCGCACTCCCGGCGATCGCCTACTCCGAAGATGCCAAGGAGGGACCCCGCGCCTTCGCCGAGAAGCGGCCACCCGTGTGGCAGGGCCGCTGA
- a CDS encoding 3-carboxyethylcatechol 2,3-dioxygenase produces MTERNRLVVCASHSPGMERDTEHVFGSEFRAGLADARALITSFDPDFTILFGGDHRRAFRHVVPTFGVATSATILPEGGHDEGTLNVPADVAMDLAVHLLDSRFDIAVCRDVSLDHAFAQPLRDLTGDLGSYPVIPVPINCATGPLPAAARVLEFGEAVGRFLDTLDARVLVIGTGGLSHSPPSLELDGYDISDEERHRVITEGAAAARTKIKPQWDKAFLDALATWDGAELVSLTDDARAQAGVGANEVRTWLAAGAAGGGTPLEALVYQPVEEWITGMGLAVSR; encoded by the coding sequence ATGACGGAACGCAATCGACTGGTCGTGTGCGCGAGCCACAGCCCGGGGATGGAGCGAGACACCGAGCATGTATTCGGATCGGAGTTCCGGGCTGGCCTGGCTGATGCGCGGGCACTGATCACCTCGTTCGACCCGGATTTCACCATCCTCTTCGGTGGCGACCATCGCCGTGCCTTTCGGCACGTGGTCCCGACCTTCGGCGTGGCCACGTCCGCGACCATCCTGCCCGAAGGTGGCCATGACGAAGGGACACTGAATGTTCCGGCCGATGTCGCCATGGACCTCGCTGTGCATCTACTCGACTCGAGGTTCGATATCGCGGTCTGCCGGGACGTCTCCCTCGACCACGCTTTCGCGCAACCACTACGAGATCTCACCGGTGACCTCGGAAGCTACCCGGTCATCCCAGTGCCGATCAATTGTGCGACCGGACCGTTGCCGGCGGCCGCCCGCGTACTGGAATTCGGGGAAGCCGTCGGGCGTTTTCTCGACACGTTGGACGCCCGCGTGTTGGTGATCGGGACCGGCGGGCTGTCTCACTCGCCGCCGAGTCTGGAGCTCGATGGCTACGACATCAGCGACGAGGAGCGGCACCGCGTGATCACTGAGGGCGCGGCAGCTGCACGCACGAAGATTAAGCCGCAGTGGGACAAGGCATTCCTGGACGCGTTGGCCACCTGGGACGGTGCCGAACTCGTCTCGCTCACCGATGATGCCCGCGCGCAGGCCGGTGTCGGTGCCAACGAGGTGCGCACATGGCTGGCGGCCGGGGCCGCGGGAGGTGGCACGCCGCTGGAAGCGCTTGTCTACCAGCCGGTCGAGGAATGGATCACCGGGATGGGGCTGGCGGTGTCGAGGTGA
- a CDS encoding FAD-dependent oxidoreductase → MAFVILQACCNDASCVDVCPVNCIHPTPDEPDFMRTEMLHIDPQTCIDCGACVEACPVEAIKAEDELDDPELPFIELNAEYFDLHPVQSGELDVPKPLWRKADFSQLRVAIVGSGPAAFYAASELIALKGVQVDMFERLLTPYGLVRSGVAPDHPGTKAVTDIFRTLERRKNFRLHLGVEVGVDLTHEELLAHNHAVIYAVGASSDRRLGIAGEDLPGSHTATEFVGWYNGHPDYADRTYDLSGERAVIVGNGNVALDVARILLSDPDDLDRTDIADHALEVLRASNIREVVVLGRRGVAQAGYTNPEMMALRHLPGVDLVIDPDEVRIDSVTQEILDDPETESSVKAKVVLARKVAEEGGAGSSKRLVLRYLVSPTEISGEGHIESVSVMRNNLERNESGAVVAVGTDTTEVIDTSLVLRAVGYRGVPVPGVPFDDARGVISNVDGRVVTLDGDEPVRGVYATGWVKRGPSGVIGTNKKCAADTVDLLLQDYVAGALAAPADDSESFADLVSQRAPHVVDFAGWSLIDKAERAAGKPRRRPRVKFVDADSMMEVVRGD, encoded by the coding sequence GTGGCCTTTGTGATTTTGCAAGCGTGTTGCAACGACGCCTCATGCGTTGATGTATGCCCGGTCAACTGCATCCATCCGACGCCCGACGAGCCGGACTTCATGCGGACAGAGATGCTCCATATCGACCCGCAGACCTGCATCGACTGTGGCGCCTGTGTCGAGGCCTGCCCCGTGGAGGCGATCAAGGCCGAAGACGAGTTGGACGATCCCGAGCTCCCGTTCATCGAACTCAATGCCGAGTACTTCGACCTGCATCCGGTGCAGAGCGGTGAACTCGACGTGCCGAAACCGCTGTGGCGGAAGGCGGATTTCTCGCAGCTGAGGGTCGCCATCGTCGGGTCAGGACCTGCGGCATTCTATGCCGCGTCCGAGCTGATCGCACTCAAAGGCGTCCAGGTTGACATGTTTGAGCGCTTGCTGACACCGTATGGGCTCGTCCGCTCCGGAGTCGCTCCCGATCACCCGGGCACGAAGGCGGTGACCGACATCTTCCGGACCCTCGAGCGTCGCAAGAATTTCAGGTTGCACCTTGGGGTCGAGGTCGGTGTCGACCTGACGCATGAAGAATTGCTGGCACACAACCACGCTGTCATCTACGCAGTGGGGGCGTCGTCGGATCGTCGCCTCGGCATCGCCGGCGAGGACCTGCCGGGTAGCCACACCGCCACGGAATTCGTCGGCTGGTACAACGGCCACCCCGACTACGCAGATCGAACCTACGATCTTAGCGGTGAACGAGCCGTCATCGTCGGCAACGGCAACGTCGCTCTCGACGTCGCTCGCATCCTGCTCTCCGACCCGGACGACCTCGACCGCACCGACATCGCCGACCACGCATTGGAAGTGCTGCGTGCGAGCAACATTCGCGAGGTGGTTGTGCTCGGCCGACGGGGTGTCGCACAAGCCGGATACACCAATCCCGAAATGATGGCCCTGCGCCATCTCCCCGGGGTCGACCTCGTGATCGATCCCGACGAGGTGCGCATCGATTCTGTGACGCAAGAGATTCTCGACGACCCCGAAACCGAGTCATCGGTCAAGGCCAAGGTCGTTTTGGCCCGCAAGGTTGCCGAGGAGGGCGGGGCCGGCTCATCGAAGCGGCTCGTCCTGAGATACCTCGTCTCCCCCACCGAGATCTCGGGCGAGGGTCACATCGAGTCCGTCAGCGTCATGCGCAACAACCTCGAACGCAACGAGTCAGGAGCCGTCGTCGCGGTCGGAACGGATACCACCGAGGTCATCGACACGTCGCTCGTACTCCGGGCGGTCGGCTATCGTGGCGTGCCGGTACCAGGGGTGCCGTTCGACGACGCCCGTGGCGTCATCTCGAACGTCGATGGTCGGGTTGTCACACTGGACGGCGACGAACCAGTCCGGGGTGTCTACGCCACCGGATGGGTCAAGCGGGGGCCCTCAGGGGTCATCGGGACGAACAAGAAGTGCGCCGCCGATACCGTCGACCTGTTGCTGCAGGACTACGTCGCGGGCGCACTCGCCGCTCCCGCAGACGACTCGGAATCATTCGCGGACTTGGTGTCCCAGCGAGCGCCGCACGTCGTCGACTTCGCCGGCTGGTCCCTGATCGACAAGGCCGAGCGAGCCGCGGGTAAGCCGCGGAGGCGACCACGAGTGAAGTTCGTCGACGCCGACTCGATGATGGAAGTCGTGCGCGGGGACTGA
- a CDS encoding ABC transporter substrate-binding protein has translation MNKTRTGRRLLATTLLSAALTAGMVACSSSDDGGDSAAEPSVNESVLGTPNKATGTPVTIGFVSEGKSPTIDTSDEIRGAQAAAAYANEYLGGIGGHPIQFKPCEALAQPAVATDCANQMVQAGAAAVVGPTPGELDNLVDVLSPAGVPLVVHSGTTPKGLNTPGVFSLSNGTAYFAITATSAKDEGLKDTLAVSIGVPGAEGPTRAVGGMVWGNAGVGYDVVGIPPGTADMTPQISAAGADADNFFVLGNDSFCTSAFKAIKTTKPNTPIFAIDRCISIGGGSSIPNGYKDINVTAALNLSPDAADSQLYSAILAKYGDGAKFGQLSSAGYAPMLGMIKALNAAKVTDPTKETVMEGLKTAPPTEYPLTDGIIFQCNGKQIPISPNICSADGILAKANENGELTNYKKVTIDPSLYAKPTS, from the coding sequence ATGAACAAGACAAGGACCGGCCGGCGGTTGTTGGCAACAACGTTGCTCTCTGCCGCCCTCACCGCAGGGATGGTCGCCTGTAGCAGTTCCGATGACGGCGGCGACTCGGCAGCCGAACCCTCGGTCAACGAATCCGTTCTGGGCACGCCCAATAAGGCAACCGGCACTCCCGTGACAATCGGGTTCGTCAGCGAAGGCAAGTCGCCGACGATCGACACGAGCGACGAGATCCGTGGCGCCCAAGCCGCGGCCGCCTACGCCAACGAATACCTCGGTGGCATCGGCGGACATCCGATCCAGTTCAAGCCGTGTGAGGCACTCGCGCAGCCTGCCGTGGCAACCGATTGTGCGAACCAGATGGTCCAGGCCGGCGCCGCAGCGGTGGTCGGACCGACCCCGGGCGAACTCGACAACCTCGTCGACGTCCTGTCGCCCGCCGGTGTCCCGCTCGTCGTCCACAGCGGCACCACGCCGAAGGGCCTCAACACCCCCGGGGTCTTCTCCCTGTCGAACGGCACCGCGTACTTCGCGATCACGGCCACCTCAGCCAAAGACGAGGGGCTCAAGGACACTCTCGCCGTGTCCATCGGCGTGCCGGGCGCGGAGGGACCCACCCGTGCGGTAGGCGGTATGGTTTGGGGTAATGCAGGTGTCGGGTACGATGTCGTCGGCATTCCGCCGGGCACCGCGGACATGACCCCACAGATCAGTGCCGCGGGAGCCGACGCGGACAACTTCTTTGTCCTCGGCAATGACAGCTTCTGCACCAGCGCCTTCAAAGCAATCAAGACCACCAAGCCCAATACCCCGATCTTCGCCATCGATCGGTGCATCAGTATCGGTGGCGGCAGCTCGATCCCGAACGGTTACAAGGACATCAATGTCACGGCCGCACTCAACCTCAGCCCCGACGCGGCCGATTCTCAACTGTACTCGGCGATTCTGGCCAAGTACGGCGACGGCGCAAAGTTCGGCCAGCTCTCGTCTGCCGGATACGCCCCGATGCTCGGCATGATCAAGGCACTCAACGCCGCCAAGGTCACCGACCCCACGAAGGAAACGGTCATGGAGGGTTTGAAGACCGCGCCTCCGACGGAGTACCCGCTGACCGACGGAATCATATTCCAGTGCAACGGCAAGCAGATCCCGATCTCACCGAATATCTGCAGCGCAGACGGCATCCTTGCCAAGGCGAACGAGAACGGCGAACTCACCAACTACAAGAAGGTGACCATCGACCCATCGCTCTACGCCAAACCCACCTCCTGA
- a CDS encoding ABC transporter ATP-binding protein, which translates to MADVLLAGKGKPEEYVHTGSPILECREVSAGYGSVKVVRDVSFSLHAGNVLAILGPNGAGKSTLMNTLAGLLPRKGGDVVVEGRQLRSGRPAEANRHGLVLVPDDRALFTSLTVRENLTIAKRSGGLDVDAATEMFPALAKRIKVNAGALSGGEQQMLAVARALTQNPRALLIDEMSMGLAPVIVEELLPIVRRIADETKAVVVLVEQHVQLALEVADEALVLVHGGVRLSGPADDLAKDPVLLEQAYLGEAV; encoded by the coding sequence ATGGCTGACGTGCTGCTTGCCGGAAAGGGCAAACCGGAAGAGTATGTGCATACCGGAAGCCCGATCCTCGAATGCCGAGAGGTGTCGGCCGGCTACGGTTCGGTCAAAGTGGTTCGAGACGTGAGCTTCTCGCTCCATGCCGGCAATGTCCTGGCGATCCTGGGGCCCAACGGCGCGGGGAAGTCCACTCTGATGAACACCTTGGCCGGGTTGCTGCCCCGCAAAGGAGGCGACGTCGTCGTCGAGGGCAGACAATTGCGCAGCGGTCGTCCTGCGGAAGCCAACCGTCATGGACTGGTGCTGGTTCCGGATGATCGGGCGTTGTTCACATCGCTGACGGTCCGTGAGAATCTGACGATCGCTAAGAGGTCCGGAGGGCTCGATGTTGATGCGGCCACGGAGATGTTCCCAGCCCTTGCCAAGCGCATCAAAGTCAATGCCGGGGCGCTGTCGGGTGGAGAGCAACAGATGCTCGCCGTGGCGCGAGCGCTGACCCAGAATCCCCGCGCCCTTCTCATCGATGAGATGAGCATGGGATTGGCCCCGGTCATCGTCGAGGAGCTGTTGCCAATCGTGCGTCGGATCGCGGATGAGACCAAAGCCGTTGTGGTGCTGGTGGAACAGCACGTGCAGTTGGCTCTGGAGGTCGCCGACGAGGCGCTCGTCCTCGTGCACGGCGGTGTGCGACTAAGCGGGCCGGCCGACGACCTCGCAAAGGACCCAGTGTTGCTCGAACAGGCTTACCTGGGCGAAGCCGTCTGA